ATCTGGCTCTCTTCGTTTTCAACTCTTCCTGATTTTAGACATCCCAATTCTAAAAGACTGTAAATATTCCACTTGGTAGATTAAATAACAAGCATTCTGTCTACGAAGCGCATGCTAACTGAGGTGCTCTAATTGGCCCCTGACTAACTTAGTATTATTATTGTCgcgtttataaataaacgcCAATCGATAGGTTGTAGCTTCAATTACATACCCACAAGTGCCAATCAAATAAGTTCTTCCATCTAATTCATAAGTATTTTACATGTTACTGAGATTACATTATTTGCCGTTAAGTAATTAGTTAACTAAGTTTCAACAACGAcattcatttattatttttgagTTCACTAAAGAATTGTGCATTTTATTAGACTAAGGTTCATTTCGTCATTCAAATAAACGAAGCAtgcattgaaatatttatattatctTTTATTACATAAAAAGGCGATGTTTTTTGCAAAATTACTAGGTGTAGTTAATTTTTCTGTTTATGATATGAAAAGTTCcataaataaactaataagaaaaaaatccTAACGATAAGTGTTCTTTTTTTCGCGCGtactttttaaatattttgatacgttgatatatatatatgtactaaTAGTGTTGGAAAGTGCCGCATTGCATTCAAGCAGTTCAAATGCAAGTAGTTCAAGTCTCGAACGACAAACAAGCAAATAAACAGCTGACAGTATTTGCTTTCGgtaatttcttttttaacaaaaatttCGATGTGAGATGGAGCAAATAAATGAAGATGTTTGGTTAGATATACTAAAGTACCTGCCAATGAGAGATCAGCTTTCGCTGGCCGAAGTCAACGAGAATATATCGACATACGTGAAGTATCAATGGCGTCATCTCAAAAAAGTGACCCTGGCCCGCGAGGATCTGGAATTCCTGGACAATAATAAGAGTTAGCGCTGATGGTATAGATTCGATCCCATAATAATATATGTAACTTTTAACTTAGAGCTGATGCAGGAATGTGTGGGCGGCTGGTCGGCAACGGTGGAGCATCTCTATTTGCCAAGTGCCAAGATTGAGATGCTTGTAAAGTGGACGGAATACGACTTTCCCCACCTCCGATCGCTGGAGTGCCACATGGACTACAATCTCGAGGAGGCGGACGAGGAGACCCTTCAGCTAACCGAGTTGTTTCCTCTCCTGACCAAGTTATCACTCAATAGCAGCACAACAGGTCGTTACTTGTGGCACTGGAAGCATTTAAAGGAGTTGAATCTCACCTGGTGTGAATACCTGGACCCGGACCATTTCAAAGAGATCTTTGGCAGCCTACAGCTGACCAAGATGACTATGCTCTACTACGGATACAACGTGAACCTGGGCGAAAATGTTGTGGATATAACGCGGTGCACCACGCTTGAAGAGCTGCACATCGATGACCACCATTTGCTGGGTTCTTTCCTGCCCCGACTGATGAATCTGCCACACTTCCGCCGCTTGGTCTTTTACACACGGGACTACTATGAGTATGTGCTAGGTTGGGTGGCCAGGCACAAGCCTCTAAAGGTTCAATCGCTTCTCTTCAACGACTCTTTCTGGAGCAGTGAACGAGTGGCGGAAAGTATACTGCACATGACCAATCTTCGTCGGCTGGTCCTGCAGGAGGATGACATCGATGCGCAGCAGCTGCACACCATCTGCCACAAGTTGCCAAGATTGGAGGAGCTGCACCTTTTGGCAATGCGAGAAGTTCCGTCTCCGAGCCACCTGTGGAACTCCATAGGTCATTGCCATCTTCTTAGGATCCTTAACCTATCGTCTACCAAGCTGAGCAGTAAGTCAGTGGATCTCAGAAACTCCTGTCTGACAAAAGTTCTGCTAAGTCGCAGGATTCCGCTGACCCTGCATCTCCACAACACTGGATTGGCTCCTAGTAAAGTAAGTACAGCACAAGAAATTGTTCAATGACTACTAAGTTGAATTATCTACCTAGGTTATACGGGATTTGGATAGTGCCTCTTTGAAAATCTCCTTTGAACCCATCCATTTGAATATTTGGAGTTCGCGATTTGTGGAAATCGAATTCAGTCCAGACTCGTAGTAGTCATTTGAAAAACCTAAATGACATTTCTACCTCAATCCGTCCAGTATACAAATATGCGTATATATCCTGATACAGATATATACCCTTTGTAAGGGTATAGAGTCAAATAGCTTaccaaaacaataaaatactGTCTACCTTCCCAGATCgtattaaattcaaaaaaataatcgTATGTATTTTAAACTTCAAATGTACAACATTCgatttttagaaaataaagCTGCAGACGTAACAACAAATATTGGCTGCTAAGATTTCACAAGAACAATGAATAAGAATGATAAGTATTTATCTTTATTGGGGCAAGTGCGTTAACCTTTGTTTACCTGCGAAACCGAAATGGATAGCAAACATTTTGCCTCAAGGCAGTTGTGCTTTAAAACTCCTTAAGTACGGATACAATTGGTAATGGATCGGACAAATCTAAATGAATTGAAACATAAAATGCGGCGGCTTCTGAATTGTGGACACAATGAGACCGAGGAACTACAATACAAATTACTCGAAGTTCAAAAAGAACTGGATGAAGCTAATGACTTTATTGCCGAAATAAAATTCGAATTGGATAGTGTAAGATGTACCACATCCCACATCCGTTCAACGTGTAATCAACTTCTATCTGAGCACAGGTTGATATACTTGCACTCCAGAATCAATGGCTGCGCGATGAATTGATGATGCTAAAGGCCGAGGAGGTGGGCGTGATTCATAGGGACTTGGAGGAGGATCCAGCAACTCAAAGGGAGCGTCGCAGCTATCGACAGCAAGTTTCTGCTGGAATGGTGTCCCCTCAGCTTGAATGCCCACTCCAGGAGCAGCGATACGGACGCGAACTGGATTAAACTAATGGCTGATTACATTGCTCGAAATCTGAATTTATTTATCGATAATGATATTGTATGCCATTAGCCGCTTCCGACTACACGCAAACCACTTAAAATATAAGGCTTATCTTTGTTGTCGCACTTCATAAAAGTTTATTTCTGAATCACAGAACTGAAATAAATTCAGTATTTGATAAAGATACAACAGGAAAAGCTGCGCCCAATTAGGTTTACATTTTTTCAGTTAATGATTACCGATTCCAATTTTGACGCATTTATATTTgcactatatatatttatgtgtcTGCGTTTAATTACTCACATACTATTTATCACCAATTGCGAATTGAGTGTGTTGAAATTTATGGTACCTCGAAGTCCACTTATCTGGCCATCTAACCTTTTGAACTGCATGCATAAATCAGTCGATCCTAATTCGcctgtaaataaataaaatatattgcatTTACAGCTCGCTGGCTTCCTTAATGGCCGGTTTGTTCGATTTGTAATGCATTTGCAACTCCCAGATGAAAGGATACATTTTATGAGCTCTGGCAATTGGATGGCCAAAGTGCGTCAGGTGTGCGAAGAATAAAATTGCCATTTCCAAATTGGAGGAACCCCCtttaaagaaatttaaaaaaactcAAGACAGTTCTCAAAATGTAGACTTTTATTTGATCGTGTCCGACTCACGTTAAGATATATGTTTGCAGCATAGACacaataattattaaatatatatgcaagTAGAATTCCGTAATATATTTGTATCGCATTAGTTGTACGTGTgcttcaataatttatatttacaaTACTTAAAAGTCGCGTGAGACCAAAGTTGGCTATTGATAAAATAAACTTTCAGTTTCgttggggtttttttttttgttggcttcATTTTGGGGGCCAAAAATGTGTTGTTAGCAATATAAGTagtatgtatatttgtgtagctctttttttttaatttttgttagtTTATGTAAGTCATACCTAGTTAAAGATTTTTTGCGCGATTATGCTTACacttgaatatatatttaggatatatttatttaaatttctccCTTCTCTCTTTACCTTCTTCCCTATTTTCGGGTTAAAACGAGCAAATAGCACTGAGTTAAATCTGAGatgaaaatttgcataaatagtTTTCAACATTTTCGTTCGGAGCAACAGTTTAACGCTTTTATTCGGGTGTTCGCCTTTGGTATATATAATTTCGATATCTGTTGAATATTATTTTCGTATAACTCTTGAAGGGAAAAAAATGTGATGAATTGCATGAGGACATTTtcgtaataaatatttatgtacaatgaataacaaacaataaaatgaaaGCTCTAGGAAAGTATCAAAGTATGGGCCAAGTTTGGGTGGAGAAGTTGACGCTCGTCCTTAATGTCCACAGGATTCGCAGCCGGGACTCGTCCAGGCGCCTTAGACATCGGTCTCGGATCGCCGCCTCCGCCCGGGTCCGCCGGCAAAGTTGGCTGCAGCCAGACCCATGCGGTGTTTCGCCTCCTGGGTTCCCGAATATCCCCGGGCCAGGCCAAAGTCCACGGTTCGTTTGGAGCTACGAAAACGAGTAAATTTAGCAGTTAGAAATGATTTGGTTAGATTAGACTCTGGCAAATAACCTCACTACTGGTAGCATTCAAATAAGTAAGAGAACTTTAGGTGCACATATGTATTAAACAATTTCTATTTAGACAGTATATGTGTCTTCAATACTTACTTCTCCAGATCGTTCCGAGCCCGTATGATGGTGCGTCCAAAGCGAGTCATCAGTTCCATGAGTAGGTCGTCCGGCACCTCCTCCAGTTCGTTATAGCCAGCGCCACCGTATCCTCCATTGGATTGGCTATTTAAAAGTCaacgaaatggaaaattagATAGGAATTTGGTTGTATTTATACAATACAATGCGGCTGAACAGGATATCTAATTACGTTGGCCCCGTTGAATTTGACATTCGACTGGCTTAAAATCTTAATTTGCATGGAAACCCAATTATTTGTTAAAGCCCAAAATGTTTGCAGCATTTTCCATTCGAGCAATTGCTAATTAGCTGGCCAGGGTCAATGAATTTTTAATAGTTACTTTGATGGAAGGGAAATTGAGTTTTAAATCACCCCACACACACAAGGCGTGTCCTTAGAATCTTTTAGCTACATCAACGACTCAAGTGTATGGCCAAGTACTGCAATTTTTGACACACTTTTCTGTCAACGTTTACATTTTGTTAATTGAAAATTCTCCTCCATGTgagcgttttttttttatattttattttttggctgcCTAAGTATATTTCCATCTACCACATGGCCAAGATTCGTACTCAGTGGGATAATTGCTTGCCTCAAATATTTGTGTGGCACACTTTTCGGTTTTCGCAGCTTAAGTGCCAGAATTTAATTAGGCTATGTCCTTTTGTATGTGTTCAGCCAAATTGGAAAGGATATGTCTGCATGTGGGTGGTGTGGAAATAGGGGATTGGGTACAACTACCTGGGCATCGGAGCTGCCTCGATGCTCGAGATGGCCAAGAGGCAGAAGAGGAGGAAGACCAAGGCGAAGCAAGCGCATCGGTTTGTCATCTTTGTGCGGCTGTCTCCTGCAAGAATTTaagaaataatttaataaacatcGAAGCTTCGAAACCTGCCATTTAAGCAAAGGCATTCCAACGAAAACAATGCTTTACGAGGTAAAAGGCTAGTGACGAACGCACCTTTAGCACTGAAAATTGTGTCTTATCAAAAGCCAAAAAGTagtataattttatttatgctaTTATTCCATAACTTCTATATCTACAAAgacattttataaatttttgaGGTGCTGTGCTTTCATAAACTATTTGAAAAGCCAAGCGGTTTAGTGTTCTAAGGTCAACATCAATTAGAAGTCGATGGCGAGGTGAGTTGAGTCTACACCCAGAACGGAAGTCGAGTGGCGACCAGGGTTTTCCATTAAGTGATTCATTAACTGCTCAACGAAGCAGTCCCAATCTGGGCTACCCTTCCTGTTCTCTCCCCCCTGCTTCCTGCTCCACTCATTTGCGTTGGAAACTAGCTAGCAGGGCCAATATAACCTGTTGTCCACAAGTTGTCCCGAGTTTCACAAGACCTCCACTTTTTGCATTGCTCAACTGCACTTCCACTTCCTGTCATCGCATACGGATGCCGCGCGTCCTTCGGCCGCTACTCCTAAATGGTGTTGTCACTGTTGTGTTTGCAGTTGCAAAACTATAGTCCCGCACAATTCTCTGACATCACTGGCTATCCTTTGACACCTGACATCTGTGGCATTCCCCCGGGCTACCAGAGTCCCCTCTTGACACCCGGTGACACACATCATTGCCCGGGCAACAGGCTGGACAAATGAATTGGCTCCCGGAGCTGATGGTTTCTGTCATTGCCTTCATAACACCATCTCCTTTGGGTCCAGAGTCAACATTTGTCCCACAGCCAGCTGGGGATTTGCGAACTACCGGATAACACAGTTGGATAACCGCTTCAGTCTCTTTAAGTGTCAATAAATCACAGGCACGAGATAGTTGGAGTGGTATCGTTTGGTAACATTTGTACTTAAATCATATATACTTTATCATATACATTCTCGAACAATTTGCAGAAAGTCGAATTCATTTATTATACGAAAAACAGATAAGCATAACTAGCCATGACTGTAAAACGCAATTGGAGTTGCTTACTCACAACCTATCCACTTACAAAGTCGTAAACAGATTAGATTGTTACACCTCCAGCCTTCGAAAGGTGACCCACTTGAGGTGACCCAGACATTTGGTAGAAAATTCAAAGAACTCGTTGCTTTATTGATTCGTAATTGCGGATCGTTATCTAGGCGACTGGGGCGAAGCCAATGCGGTTGTTGCCCAAATCGAATTCGGTGTAGTACTGGCCAATGAAGACATCGCCCAGAATCCAGAAGTCGGTGCCCATGTACTCGAAGGCGGACATGCAGTTGCCGTCCGATTGGATGATGTAGGCCGAGGGCTTCAGGACGAAGTTGGTACCACCGATGTTGAAGATGACATCGGGCAGGGAACTGACGCTGGAGCAGTCCAGGTAGCCATCCTCACCCACGTTCAGGATCTCGGACAGGGTAATGTAGGCATTGTAGGGAGCCACGATCAGGGAGGTGCCGGTATCGGCAATAGCCTGGCAGTCATCGCACAGCGAGTAACCGTCGATGGAGGATCCGGCCATGGTGAACTGCCAGTAGCCCTGCTCCGAGATGGGAACGTAGGTCAGAGCACCAGAGTACAGAGAGGAATCGGAGCCACCGAAGATGAGTTCACCACCCATTGTGGAGGTGCCATCGCGGGCCAGATAGAACGAGAAGACGGAGCTGTCGACCAGACCCTGGGACACCATGTTGTAGAAGGGAGGAGCCACTCCATCGACGGCCAGGGACTCATAGGCCATACCGAGAATGCCATCGAAGTTGGCGTCGTTGAAGTTGGTGCCCGGCTCGTTGGTGGACTCAGCAAAGGTCTGGCTCTTGATGCTCAGGCCATTGACGTCGACGGTATCGGTGGACAGGTAGCCAGTGAGACTGCCAGTACCATACTGGATGGAGAAGGACTCGCCGTTGGCCACGTAGGTGGAGCTGGCGCTGGAGTCGTACTGGTTGTGGGTCTTGCAGGCATCGCTCTGGCAGGTGTTCGAAGGCACCCACAGGTTGGAGGAGCCCGAGTCGAACAGAACCTTGAAGCTCTGAGCGGGAGTGCCGATGGAGATGGCTCCGTAGTAGGCCATGTTCATCGAGTTGGACAGCTGCTCCTCATCCACGCTGCGAAGCGAGGGCAGCTGGTACTTCGTGCGCAGATAGGACTTCTCGGCCAAAACATTCTGGCGCGTCTTCACAAAGTTCTGCTCCTTGAGGATCGGCACGCGATGGAGCTCGGCACTGGCCAAAGCCGCCAGGAGCACTACTACAGCGATGGTCTTGAACATTCTCTTGGTTTCTAGTCTACTCGAGTTCGACTAACTGACGATCGGAGTAGCGGGTCTAATTTATAGCACTCGCCATCAATCACAGCCCAAATTGTCCGGTGATAAGATTTGCTGACCACTCCAGTCTTAAGCAGTATGAGTTCTAATGCTCGTCCATTCGATAATTATAATCTGGCGCATATTATCATTTCAGGTGTGAGGTGATATTTGGACTATCTGCTCGATAGCGTTGTTCTCAAGAAGTGAATCCTAAATTCCAATACGCACCTGGACTTTGTTTTGATTGAGCATTTTGAGTGACTTTGATAGTGCTTACATTACGCGATAATAATAAGTGACTCTTCATggtaatttgttttaatatcATTGCATGATTAAGCTCACAGATAAGCCAATAAATTAGTGATAGCGATAAGTGAGTTTGGGCTTTAGGGAAAAACCATGCATTTGTGAAAATCACCAGGCACAAAAGCAAAAAGCGAAATCATTTAGAAACTAAGGATGATGATATAATTGCTCACATTACCAGaatgcatttattttcaattggTTAATTTAGGGAAACGTGGGAATTTGATCGCTTTCAGCCAAGAGGAAACGCTTTCCTCGGCTTAAATTCCCTTCCAATCAAGTGGTTACACTCGAGCACTTTCACCAGCGATTTGCTCTgtcatataaaaatataaatttcgtTTTGGCAGATAAAAGCAAATGCAGGTCCGGCATGGACCATGGCTCCTACTACCATTAAGCTTAAGACCCTATTGAAATCAgatttaaaatcaaataaaatgccACTTCAATTGGCCAAGAAGGACAATGGAGATTCATGGATTCGATTGCGTTTTACTGCCAGCGCAGGGACTGTTTGCACATGTGGGATGGTGGGATGAGGATTTCTGTGTGGGATTTCGGGTGGTTCTGTGTGGTCAGCCACAGGTTAATTGTGGTCCAGAGCATTCGCTCTTATCGCCGAGGGCTAGTAGCACACGGACAGACAAGGGGCCAGATGGAGGTGTCCACGGGCGAGTGCGTTGCTCACTTTCGACCCAAATAAAGTAATCAACGGATTTTACGCACCGTCGGGCAATTTCGGTAACCATACTGGGTAGCTGGTAACTGGGCACACGGGGCGTATGATTACCGACCGACGTGGGCCGCCTGCTTTTTGTTTCTCGTATTCCTGCGGTGACATTTCATGTGCAATTATTAGGCTGCTCAAATAGGCGCCCGTGCCGGTCCCCTTCAACCGTTTATCAATCATTTTTGATTTATGGGCCAGCGCGAGTGGATTGAACTGGAGTTGATTGTAGTCGgcaaatacataaataaagtATACGCCCGGGGTGGCTGGCCAACTAACCGAAATGTGTGCGCTTGTatgaatttcaatttatttttatttgctgtGCGTGGACATGGCTTAAAGGCTTAGACCGAGatgcaaataatatttaacCAAAAATAATCAGCAAACATTCACAATTGGTAAATACATTTCATATAGCACAGAGGAGCCAGAGAACAAATAAATTGCTATTATGGATAGTATCCGGTTCGGTCAGTGAGCATTTGCCTCCGAGTCACTAATGGGTGGGCGATTCCTTCAGGCAGGAGCACCCACCACTCATCCCTCTC
This genomic stretch from Drosophila mauritiana strain mau12 chromosome 2L, ASM438214v1, whole genome shotgun sequence harbors:
- the LOC117135124 gene encoding uncharacterized protein LOC117135124 — protein: MDRTNLNELKHKMRRLLNCGHNETEELQYKLLEVQKELDEANDFIAEIKFELDSVDILALQNQWLRDELMMLKAEEVGVIHRDLEEDPATQRERRSYRQQVSAGMVSPQLECPLQEQRYGRELD
- the LOC117150538 gene encoding lysosomal aspartic protease; the protein is MFKTIAVVVLLAALASAELHRVPILKEQNFVKTRQNVLAEKSYLRTKYQLPSLRSVDEEQLSNSMNMAYYGAISIGTPAQSFKVLFDSGSSNLWVPSNTCQSDACKTHNQYDSSASSTYVANGESFSIQYGTGSLTGYLSTDTVDVNGLSIKSQTFAESTNEPGTNFNDANFDGILGMAYESLAVDGVAPPFYNMVSQGLVDSSVFSFYLARDGTSTMGGELIFGGSDSSLYSGALTYVPISEQGYWQFTMAGSSIDGYSLCDDCQAIADTGTSLIVAPYNAYITLSEILNVGEDGYLDCSSVSSLPDVIFNIGGTNFVLKPSAYIIQSDGNCMSAFEYMGTDFWILGDVFIGQYYTEFDLGNNRIGFAPVA
- the LOC117135121 gene encoding uncharacterized protein LOC117135121 isoform X2, coding for MEQINEDVWLDILKYLPMRDQLSLAEVNENISTYVKYQWRHLKKVTLAREDLEFLDNNKKLMQECVGGWSATVEHLYLPSAKIEMLVKWTEYDFPHLRSLECHMDYNLEEADEETLQLTELFPLLTKLSLNSSTTGRYLWHWKHLKELNLTWCEYLDPDHFKEIFGSLQLTKMTMLYYGYNVNLGENVVDITRCTTLEELHIDDHHLLGSFLPRLMNLPHFRRLVFYTRDYYEYVLGWVARHKPLKVQSLLFNDSFWSSERVAESILHMTNLRRLVLQEDDIDAQQLHTICHKLPRLEELHLLAMREVPSPSHLWNSIGHCHLLRILNLSSTKLSSKSVDLRNSCLTKVLLSRRIPLTLHLHNTGLAPSKVIRDLDSASLKISFEPIHLNIWSSRFVEIEFSPDS
- the LOC117150539 gene encoding diuretic hormone class 2 isoform X2, with amino-acid sequence MTNRCACFALVFLLFCLLAISSIEAAPMPSQSNGGYGGAGYNELEEVPDDLLMELMTRFGRTIIRARNDLENSKRTVDFGLARGYSGTQEAKHRMGLAAANFAGGPGRRRRSETDV
- the LOC117135121 gene encoding uncharacterized protein LOC117135121 isoform X1, whose protein sequence is MRDQLSLAEVNENISTYVKYQWRHLKKVTLAREDLEFLDNNKKLMQECVGGWSATVEHLYLPSAKIEMLVKWTEYDFPHLRSLECHMDYNLEEADEETLQLTELFPLLTKLSLNSSTTGRYLWHWKHLKELNLTWCEYLDPDHFKEIFGSLQLTKMTMLYYGYNVNLGENVVDITRCTTLEELHIDDHHLLGSFLPRLMNLPHFRRLVFYTRDYYEYVLGWVARHKPLKVQSLLFNDSFWSSERVAESILHMTNLRRLVLQEDDIDAQQLHTICHKLPRLEELHLLAMREVPSPSHLWNSIGHCHLLRILNLSSTKLSSKSVDLRNSCLTKVLLSRRIPLTLHLHNTGLAPSKVIRDLDSASLKISFEPIHLNIWSSRFVEIEFSPDS
- the LOC117150539 gene encoding diuretic hormone class 2 isoform X1, encoding MTNRCACFALVFLLFCLLAISSIEAAPMPRYQSNGGYGGAGYNELEEVPDDLLMELMTRFGRTIIRARNDLENSKRTVDFGLARGYSGTQEAKHRMGLAAANFAGGPGRRRRSETDV